A genome region from Aphelocoma coerulescens isolate FSJ_1873_10779 chromosome Z unlocalized genomic scaffold, UR_Acoe_1.0 ChrZ, whole genome shotgun sequence includes the following:
- the ISCA1 gene encoding iron-sulfur cluster assembly 1 homolog, mitochondrial, translated as MASSVVRATVRAVSKRRIQATRAALTLTPSAVQKIKELLKDKPDHVGVKVGVRTRGCNGLSYTLEYTKSKGDSDEEVVQDGVRVFIEKKAQLTLLGTEMDYVEDKLSSEFVFNNPNIKGTCGCGESFNI; from the exons ATGGCCTCGTCCGTGGTGCGCGCCACGGTGCGCGCCGTCAGCAAGCGCAGGATCCAGGCGACCCGTGCCGCCCTTACGCTG ACCCCTTCTGCTGTCCAGAAGATAAAAGAGCTTCTGAAAGATAAACCTGACCAT GTAGGTGTGAAAGTAGGTGTTCGTACAAGGGGATGCAATGGACTTTCTTACACATTAGAATATACAAAATCGAAAGGAGACTCTGATGAAGAAGTAGTTCAAGATG GCGTGAGAGTGTTTATTGAAAAGAAGGCACAGCTGACACTTCTAGGAACTGAAATGGACTATGTAGAAGACAAACTGTCCAGTGAATTTGTCTTCAATAATCCAAACATCAAAGGAACGTGTGGCTGTGGAGAAAGCTTTAACATCTGA